The DNA segment TGTTCTTCtacgccgacggcgaggcgctggccgagatgaCGGGGTCGGCGGTGCCCTCGTCGCTGGGACACTTGATCCTGCAGCACTGGAGCAACGGGAACAAATACTGGTCGGGTGGCCCGCCGTCGGAGGACGCCACGCTGGAGGTCCGCTATGTCAAGGCGTACTTTAACTCGTCCGTGGCGCAGGGGCAGCAGGGCTGGGAGAGCCGATGCCGGGATCCAACTGCCGCGAACGCCGTCTGCGTGATCCCCGACGTGACGCGGAGCAACTCATCCGCTGCCGGCTGGTTTTTCACGGACCATGGGAACATGACGGTCAACCAAACAACGTCGGAGGAgagcgcggcgtcgaggctGGCGAGGGCCGGATGGCTGTCTACGTGGTCGACTTTGGGCTTGCTCTGGGTAATAATGGGGGGGCTGGCCGTTGCCTCATGATGAGAATTGATCTGGTGCTTGATGACCGTGTCCATATGATTTAACGCGTCTAAGTGACCCCTTAATTGCCCCGCGCCTATATGACACCAGCAACTACTACCGGGCCAACTACTCTCTCCTTCCTACTGCAGTTACGCATGCCTACCGCTGCTGCGAACGTGCGCCAGCCCCCTTCCC comes from the Thermothielavioides terrestris NRRL 8126 chromosome 4, complete sequence genome and includes:
- a CDS encoding glycoside hydrolase family 16 protein (CAZy_ID 270193), whose translation is MEFLSKDFNASNGSYPVNLVLQSREAALAGYNAAKSGNFIRADLPFDPTGDFHEYRIDYLPGRVFFYADGEALAEMTGSAVPSSLGHLILQHWSNGNKYWSGGPPSEDATLEVRYVKAYFNSSVAQGQQGWESRCRDPTAANAVCVIPDVTRSNSSAAGWFFTDHGNMTVNQTTSEESAASRLARAGWLSTWSTLGLLWVIMGGLAVAS